From a region of the Campylobacter showae genome:
- a CDS encoding DKNYY domain-containing protein, protein MLKKHPLISVMIAIVVIFFATYFFIFGLVSILDDDIGDSKELNNSFFYVKDDKVYAMVPSGGKFELIGVRASKFRYIDTGKYDNRNVGASDKAVYCGNLVMSGLDPNGVRALGNGYFGDGKITYFCDSVSETNLEISALKEFWDIFSHKMFNTPKAQTHIYKFREVNNTNLAAILGFGYASDGVKVYHEGKELDRANASKMRYIEQVSGRKSVHFTTDGENVYYDSTKLGIKFSPQMRDIGEIWRIHYLYEPNSGMVYANDHEFDPKFAPYEPLFNLEDKHAYHALFRGKGGIYHWERKWQWYNSIDEGEFVRDGDDPFKGEITPLYGDVVISDGKTYFLKTYEIWHNTKNNHSLSSRHTSIVRLDTKEQWRKIGLVRNDGYGAVYANGDKTYYFDNVGYGWRFNSSVYDINDLGVVEILTRPYDSNVKNLKLDEIVKMVDQGAMTPTEGEVVIDAISDFDDYSQKYAYWIFLAIAFIVSVVGAIFKNKKQANKLKKRVDDYRL, encoded by the coding sequence ATGTTAAAAAAACATCCGCTAATTTCCGTAATGATCGCCATTGTTGTAATATTTTTTGCTACCTACTTTTTTATCTTTGGGTTAGTTTCTATTTTAGATGACGATATTGGCGATAGTAAAGAGCTAAATAATAGCTTTTTTTACGTCAAAGATGACAAGGTCTATGCCATGGTGCCAAGCGGCGGTAAATTTGAGCTAATAGGCGTGAGGGCTAGTAAATTTAGATACATTGACACCGGCAAATACGACAACAGAAACGTTGGCGCTAGCGATAAGGCGGTGTATTGCGGTAATCTCGTGATGAGCGGGCTTGATCCAAATGGCGTTAGAGCGCTTGGCAATGGCTACTTTGGCGATGGCAAGATAACATATTTTTGCGATAGCGTAAGCGAGACAAACCTCGAAATATCCGCACTTAAAGAGTTTTGGGACATCTTCTCACATAAAATGTTTAATACTCCAAAAGCGCAAACTCATATCTATAAATTTAGAGAGGTTAATAACACAAATTTAGCAGCGATCTTGGGCTTTGGCTATGCAAGCGACGGAGTAAAGGTCTATCATGAGGGCAAAGAGCTAGATCGCGCAAATGCCAGCAAAATGCGATATATCGAGCAGGTATCTGGCAGAAAGAGCGTGCATTTTACGACTGACGGAGAAAATGTCTATTATGACAGCACAAAATTAGGGATCAAATTTAGCCCACAAATGCGTGATATCGGCGAGATATGGCGCATTCACTATCTTTATGAGCCAAATTCTGGCATGGTCTATGCAAATGATCATGAATTTGACCCAAAATTTGCCCCATACGAGCCACTTTTTAACCTAGAAGATAAGCACGCCTATCACGCTCTTTTTCGCGGTAAAGGCGGTATCTATCACTGGGAGCGAAAGTGGCAGTGGTATAACAGCATAGATGAGGGTGAGTTTGTAAGGGATGGCGATGATCCGTTTAAAGGCGAGATAACGCCGCTATATGGCGACGTGGTGATAAGTGATGGCAAGACATATTTTTTAAAAACCTATGAAATTTGGCACAACACAAAAAATAACCACAGCCTAAGCTCGCGCCACACGTCTATCGTAAGGCTTGATACAAAAGAGCAGTGGCGAAAGATAGGTCTTGTAAGAAACGATGGCTACGGAGCGGTCTATGCAAACGGCGATAAGACATATTATTTTGATAATGTTGGCTACGGCTGGCGTTTTAACAGCAGTGTTTATGATATAAACGACCTTGGCGTGGTTGAAATTCTCACTCGTCCTTATGACTCAAATGTTAAGAATTTAAAACTTGATGAGATAGTAAAAATGGTAGATCAAGGCGCTATGACGCCGACTGAAGGCGAGGTGGTGATCGATGCGATAAGCGACTTTGATGATTACTCGCAAAAATATGCCTACTGGATATTTTTAGCCATTGCATTTATAGTCTCGGTGGTTGGCGCTATTTTTAAAAATAAAAAGCAAGCAAATAAGCTTAAAAAAAGGGTAGATGATTATAGATTATGA
- a CDS encoding DKNYY domain-containing protein, producing MRKIATKILFLFVILTLCFVLAMLYLWCEGEYQRGFSNIDSSEFYRSPEGKIYVQISGSGKYELKGVDEASFRVLKLKHAYDYSNVAADKNSVYCAREILPGLDPKSAKVLGNGYISDGKISYYCSTRSEKEAGFSEFSAIMKNLAHVFIKSYDDSSYFYRTKLVESANLEPIFDAGFARDGGTLYYKGEKLDAQPSELRYITAENGAPSGYYTDGKSLFLGFYKLDTSYTDGTRQICYDPKHDIEYLFEPKSGAAFANERKFSTQNMPYSAIYSVDNVHSFWPLFASKDGIYFWDGSKNEQAKISDYQLKGELKRLFADVFVDESSAYFLQQGEEWQRSKHGRHLVAQTVSLYKFAPNSSWREIGLVKDGEYGAVYANGDKLYFFSKIKPFYGIKHSVYEVVDLGAVEILTRPPHFQGKNLEAKDIYELIKTGALVPASGEEVAISRIEVEKPTIILYITFGIAFIVAIIFGVTKARSAKRDFI from the coding sequence ATGAGAAAAATTGCGACTAAGATACTTTTTCTTTTTGTCATTTTGACGCTATGTTTTGTTTTGGCAATGCTTTATCTGTGGTGTGAGGGAGAGTATCAAAGAGGCTTTTCAAACATTGATAGTAGCGAGTTTTACCGCTCGCCTGAGGGTAAAATTTACGTTCAAATTTCAGGTAGTGGCAAGTATGAGCTAAAAGGCGTCGATGAGGCTAGTTTTAGGGTCTTAAAGCTAAAACACGCGTATGATTACTCAAACGTGGCGGCTGATAAAAACAGCGTCTATTGCGCTAGAGAAATTTTGCCTGGTCTTGATCCAAAAAGTGCCAAAGTGCTTGGCAATGGCTATATAAGTGACGGCAAGATAAGCTATTATTGCAGCACTAGAAGCGAGAAAGAGGCGGGATTTAGCGAATTTAGTGCCATTATGAAAAACCTTGCTCACGTTTTTATAAAAAGCTACGATGATAGCTCATATTTTTATAGGACAAAGCTGGTTGAAAGTGCAAATTTAGAGCCTATATTTGACGCTGGCTTTGCAAGAGATGGCGGCACGCTTTACTACAAGGGCGAAAAGCTTGACGCGCAGCCTAGCGAGCTAAGATACATCACGGCAGAAAATGGCGCTCCTAGCGGATATTACACAGACGGCAAAAGCCTATTTTTAGGCTTTTATAAGCTTGATACAAGCTACACAGATGGGACGCGCCAGATATGCTACGACCCAAAGCACGATATAGAATATCTTTTTGAGCCAAAAAGTGGGGCGGCGTTTGCAAATGAGCGTAAATTTAGCACCCAAAATATGCCTTATAGCGCCATTTATAGCGTGGATAACGTGCACTCGTTTTGGCCTCTTTTTGCCAGCAAAGATGGAATTTACTTTTGGGATGGCAGTAAAAACGAACAGGCTAAAATTTCAGACTACCAGCTAAAAGGCGAGTTAAAAAGGCTCTTTGCTGACGTTTTTGTAGATGAGAGTTCAGCGTATTTTTTACAGCAAGGCGAAGAGTGGCAGCGCTCAAAGCACGGCAGGCACTTAGTGGCGCAAACAGTCTCTTTATATAAATTTGCCCCAAATAGCTCTTGGCGTGAGATAGGGCTGGTAAAAGATGGCGAGTATGGCGCTGTATATGCAAACGGCGATAAGCTCTATTTTTTTAGCAAGATAAAGCCATTTTATGGCATAAAGCATAGCGTTTATGAGGTGGTTGATCTTGGAGCGGTTGAAATTTTAACCAGGCCGCCGCACTTTCAGGGCAAGAATCTAGAGGCAAAAGATATTTACGAGCTTATAAAAACCGGCGCGCTAGTACCTGCTAGCGGCGAGGAGGTGGCGATATCTCGCATCGAGGTAGAAAAGCCGACCATCATACTTTATATCACATTTGGCATCGCTTTTATCGTTGCGATCATTTTTGGAGTGACAAAAGCTAGAAGCGCAAAAAGAGACTTCATATAA
- a CDS encoding BCCT family transporter: MIKFQRSKFNNSVFIPSLVVIFLITAFAAIFPNFSNEFFKGMQNYIAAKFGWFYILAVAVILLSIIILGFSKLGEIKLGADHVKPEHKNISWFSMLFAAGMGIGLVFFGVAEPLMHYLNPPLGDAQTIAAQKLAMNITFFHWGMGAWSVYAIVALILAFFSYRHGLPLTLRSAFYPIIGDKIYGKIGNAIDTFAVVATLFGVATSLGYGVLQVNAGLTHVFGLPTMHITLLIVLCFAATISAASGVDKGIKILSNSNIALAICFMFLILFLGDTTQLLKSFVQNSGDYVSTLISNTFNLYAYERQNESWLGGWTLLYWAWWLSWSPFVGLFIAKISKGRTIREFVIGVLFVPTGFTFAWMSFFGNSAIALVQGGFSELATTVNSDSASALFMFLEKFSFSGVLSTIAVFMIVIFFVTSADSAAIVMNMLCSNGKDDTPVWQKVFWGVTVGVVAAFLMLAGGLGSLQALTIATALPFAIVLLGAIYGLFKALRVDVTKKETNNFNNMPLSDLSKPWQERLSAIITLPSKKDGSKFLNEVVLKAFNELKDEFAKNGLEANVTKAENFVNLNVGLGDEMDFRYGVYLTKSQSPDYTRELEGDDLYYRAEVYLKEGGQDYDVLGWSEATLINDVIEQYRKHMQFLHVVRK, encoded by the coding sequence ATGATCAAATTTCAAAGGTCTAAATTTAACAACTCGGTGTTTATCCCATCGCTTGTTGTCATATTTTTAATAACGGCATTTGCAGCAATATTTCCAAATTTCTCAAATGAGTTTTTTAAAGGTATGCAAAACTACATCGCGGCCAAATTTGGCTGGTTTTACATCCTGGCCGTCGCCGTCATACTTCTAAGCATCATCATCCTTGGCTTTAGCAAGCTTGGCGAGATCAAACTGGGAGCCGATCACGTAAAGCCGGAGCACAAAAATATCTCGTGGTTTTCTATGCTTTTTGCCGCCGGCATGGGCATCGGGCTTGTATTTTTTGGCGTGGCCGAGCCGCTCATGCACTATCTAAATCCGCCGCTCGGCGACGCGCAAACTATCGCAGCGCAAAAACTTGCGATGAATATCACCTTCTTTCACTGGGGTATGGGCGCATGGTCGGTCTATGCTATCGTGGCGTTAATTCTCGCCTTTTTCTCGTATAGACACGGCTTGCCGCTCACGCTTAGATCGGCGTTTTATCCGATCATCGGAGATAAAATTTACGGCAAGATAGGCAACGCTATCGACACATTTGCCGTCGTGGCGACGCTATTTGGCGTGGCGACATCGCTAGGATACGGTGTACTTCAGGTAAATGCGGGCCTTACGCACGTTTTTGGCCTGCCGACTATGCATATCACGCTTCTTATCGTGCTTTGTTTTGCAGCGACCATCTCAGCGGCAAGCGGCGTAGATAAAGGGATTAAAATTTTATCAAACTCAAACATCGCGCTAGCTATATGTTTTATGTTTTTGATACTATTTTTAGGCGATACGACGCAGCTTTTAAAGTCGTTTGTGCAAAATAGCGGCGACTACGTCTCGACGCTTATTTCAAACACCTTTAACCTCTACGCCTACGAGAGGCAAAATGAGAGCTGGCTTGGCGGTTGGACGCTGCTATACTGGGCTTGGTGGCTATCTTGGTCGCCGTTTGTGGGGCTTTTTATCGCCAAAATTTCAAAGGGCAGGACGATAAGAGAATTTGTGATCGGCGTACTTTTCGTGCCAACTGGTTTTACCTTTGCTTGGATGAGCTTTTTTGGTAACTCGGCGATCGCGCTTGTTCAGGGCGGATTTAGCGAGCTTGCTACGACCGTAAATTCCGACTCGGCTTCGGCGCTTTTTATGTTTTTAGAAAAATTTAGCTTCTCAGGCGTGCTAAGCACGATCGCGGTCTTTATGATCGTCATATTTTTCGTCACTTCGGCCGACTCAGCGGCGATCGTGATGAACATGCTTTGCTCAAACGGCAAGGACGATACGCCGGTTTGGCAAAAGGTCTTTTGGGGCGTTACAGTGGGCGTCGTGGCGGCATTTTTGATGCTAGCCGGCGGCCTTGGCTCGCTTCAAGCGCTTACTATCGCTACGGCGCTGCCGTTTGCCATAGTGCTACTTGGCGCCATTTACGGGCTATTTAAGGCGCTGCGCGTCGATGTGACCAAAAAAGAGACAAATAACTTTAACAACATGCCTCTTAGCGATCTTTCAAAGCCGTGGCAAGAGCGTCTAAGTGCGATCATCACGCTACCTAGCAAAAAAGACGGCAGTAAATTTCTAAACGAAGTCGTGCTAAAAGCCTTTAACGAGCTAAAAGATGAATTTGCCAAAAACGGCCTTGAGGCAAATGTAACAAAAGCTGAAAATTTCGTAAATTTAAACGTCGGGCTTGGCGACGAGATGGACTTTAGATACGGCGTATATCTCACCAAAAGCCAGAGCCCGGACTACACTAGAGAGCTTGAAGGCGACGATCTTTACTACAGAGCCGAGGTATATCTAAAAGAGGGCGGTCAAGACTACGACGTGCTTGGTTGGAGCGAGGCCACGCTGATAAACGACGTCATCGAGCAATACCGCAAACATATGCAGTTCTTGCATGTAGTTAGAAAATAA
- a CDS encoding sodium-dependent transporter: MDRKSWSSKLTYILAVAGATVGFGATWRFPYLVGQNGGGAYVLVFCIAMIVIGIPMILAENAIGRRLKCNSVDAFGGKNINPAWKIVGWMGLLGAFGIMAYYMVIGGWVLNYIAQIAFGMLDLSQVLSFEATSAFYEQNIVSDPLAISFATLVFVLVNYAILVQGAVGGIERSAKYLMPLLFVLMIVMIVKNLTLDGVAQGIKFYLTPDFSKINLKLFVEVLGQVFFALSLGFGVMITLSSFVKKDEGLVKISIITGILNTLIAVLAGFMIFPSLFSYGVSPDSGPSLVFKSLPIVFSHMPFGGFFAVAFFALLMIAALTTSLPIYEVIITTLQEKFKIKRKSAILLVLGTIFIFGNLPSLMATNLLADVKIFGKNIFDAYDAISATIFFVLTSLGCAIFVGWVLKDEAKREIMQGSEKYAKLVNIWFWYIKFVVPFIILVLFISSFYDNFLK, encoded by the coding sequence ATGGATAGAAAATCGTGGAGTTCAAAACTCACATACATTTTAGCCGTTGCAGGAGCTACGGTCGGTTTTGGCGCGACGTGGCGTTTCCCGTATCTGGTCGGGCAAAACGGCGGCGGCGCCTACGTGCTCGTGTTTTGCATCGCGATGATCGTGATCGGTATACCGATGATTTTGGCTGAAAATGCGATCGGTAGACGCCTAAAATGCAACTCCGTGGACGCATTTGGCGGTAAAAATATAAATCCGGCATGGAAAATCGTGGGCTGGATGGGGCTGCTTGGGGCATTTGGCATCATGGCATACTACATGGTTATCGGCGGCTGGGTGCTAAACTACATCGCGCAGATCGCATTTGGTATGCTCGATCTCTCGCAGGTGCTGAGCTTTGAGGCTACGAGCGCGTTTTACGAGCAAAATATCGTGAGCGATCCGCTGGCTATTAGCTTTGCGACGCTCGTGTTCGTGCTCGTAAACTACGCGATCTTGGTGCAGGGCGCAGTCGGCGGTATAGAGCGCTCGGCGAAGTACCTCATGCCGCTACTTTTCGTGCTGATGATCGTGATGATCGTAAAAAACTTGACCTTAGATGGCGTGGCGCAGGGAATTAAATTTTACCTCACGCCAGATTTTTCAAAGATAAATTTAAAGCTTTTTGTCGAGGTTTTGGGGCAGGTATTTTTCGCGCTTTCGCTTGGTTTTGGCGTGATGATTACGCTTTCAAGCTTTGTTAAAAAGGACGAAGGGCTGGTTAAAATCTCGATCATCACGGGCATCCTAAACACCCTCATCGCCGTGCTTGCGGGCTTTATGATATTTCCGTCGCTCTTTAGCTACGGCGTCTCGCCCGATAGCGGCCCAAGCCTCGTGTTTAAGAGCTTGCCGATCGTTTTTTCGCATATGCCTTTTGGCGGATTTTTCGCAGTCGCGTTTTTTGCGCTGCTGATGATCGCCGCGCTCACGACCTCGCTGCCGATCTACGAGGTTATCATCACGACGCTTCAGGAGAAATTTAAAATCAAACGCAAAAGCGCGATTTTGCTGGTGCTAGGCACGATATTTATATTTGGAAATTTACCGTCCTTGATGGCTACGAATCTGCTTGCGGACGTTAAAATTTTCGGTAAAAATATCTTTGACGCATACGACGCCATCAGCGCTACGATATTTTTCGTGCTGACTTCGCTAGGATGCGCGATATTTGTCGGCTGGGTGCTAAAAGACGAAGCCAAACGCGAGATAATGCAAGGCAGCGAAAAATACGCAAAACTCGTAAATATCTGGTTTTGGTATATCAAATTTGTCGTACCGTTTATCATTTTGGTGCTTTTTATCAGCTCGTTTTACGATAATTTTTTAAAGTAA